Proteins encoded within one genomic window of Raineyella fluvialis:
- the dapA gene encoding 4-hydroxy-tetrahydrodipicolinate synthase produces the protein MTDPTHTAAEPPFGRLLTAMVTPFDDKGDLDLGAARALAAHLVDDLRHDGLVINGTTGEAPTTSDEEKAAIIAAVAGEVGDRAHIVAGVGTNSTRHTCELARQAAEAGADGLLVVTPYYSRPPQEGLLAHFGAAADATDLPVMVYDIPSRAGIPVLTETMIALADHPRIVAVKDAKGQLVESAKVMAATDLAYYAGDDAITLPLLSVGGVGLIGTSTHFSGLLARDLIDAWVGGDPARALELNRRALPVFTGVFAAQGCSMVKATLARQGRPVGGLRAPQVMPADDLVDTYVDTLRAAGIF, from the coding sequence ATGACCGACCCCACGCACACCGCCGCCGAGCCGCCCTTCGGCCGCCTGCTGACCGCCATGGTGACGCCGTTCGACGACAAGGGTGATCTGGACCTGGGAGCGGCCCGTGCCCTTGCCGCGCACCTCGTGGACGACCTGCGCCATGACGGCCTGGTCATCAACGGCACCACCGGTGAGGCTCCCACCACCTCCGACGAGGAGAAGGCCGCCATCATCGCGGCGGTGGCCGGCGAGGTCGGGGACCGGGCACACATCGTCGCGGGGGTCGGCACCAACTCGACCCGCCACACCTGCGAGTTGGCCCGACAGGCGGCCGAGGCGGGCGCCGACGGCCTGCTCGTCGTCACCCCCTACTACTCCCGGCCCCCGCAGGAAGGCCTGCTGGCCCACTTCGGTGCCGCCGCGGATGCCACCGATCTGCCGGTGATGGTCTACGACATCCCCAGCCGCGCGGGCATCCCGGTGCTCACCGAGACGATGATCGCCCTCGCCGACCACCCCCGGATCGTCGCGGTCAAGGACGCGAAGGGCCAACTGGTCGAGTCCGCGAAGGTCATGGCGGCGACGGACCTCGCCTATTACGCCGGGGACGACGCGATCACGCTGCCACTGCTGTCGGTCGGTGGCGTCGGCCTGATCGGGACCTCCACGCACTTCTCCGGGCTCCTCGCCCGGGACCTGATCGACGCCTGGGTGGGGGGCGACCCGGCCAGGGCGCTGGAGCTCAATCGCCGTGCACTGCCGGTCTTCACGGGTGTCTTCGCCGCGCAGGGCTGCAGCATGGTCAAGGCGACACTGGCCCGCCAGGGCCGCCCCGTCGGTGGCCTGCGGGCCCCGCAGGTGATGCCCGCCGATGACCTCGTCGACACCTACGTCGACACGCTCCGGGCCGCTGGCATCTTCTGA
- a CDS encoding S1C family serine protease, translated as MTATEAGHDSPPSGQVGGTPGDGPPQRDGDGVRAGTIVLAAVVAVVVAVPAGYGGAWLAGSRPASSASARPSVGTSAGASRSGTAGPSASPSGATGFVQDTAPGPATLDVAAIAPAALRSTVAIRATGSGGEGSGSGIVLSGGRVVTNYHVIGTAGTGGRIEVTVGDGRRTTATVVGTSRAYDLAVLTADLSGFGETVVAPARLGTSAGLGVGRPVIAVGAPYGLGGTITAGIVSALGRPMQVADHTAGPDDPTAYIDAIQTDASINPGNSGGPLYDAGGRVVGINSAIVTADGAPARSGSVGLGFAIPVDEALPIIEGLSADGKVSYPIFGAAAQATDNGVGVRLTTVDSGGPAAQAGLRAGDVVNALGGVSVDDGTGLIVQVRRHRPGESVTVDYTRNGSTQQGSSCSQAASAKLGACSVWVQVRSRSSWSSR; from the coding sequence GTGACCGCGACCGAGGCCGGCCACGACTCCCCGCCGTCCGGGCAGGTCGGGGGGACGCCTGGCGACGGGCCGCCGCAGCGCGACGGCGACGGCGTACGCGCCGGGACGATCGTGCTCGCCGCGGTGGTCGCCGTCGTCGTGGCCGTACCGGCGGGATACGGCGGCGCCTGGCTGGCGGGCTCACGGCCCGCCTCCTCGGCCTCGGCCCGGCCATCCGTGGGGACATCAGCCGGGGCGTCCCGGTCGGGCACGGCCGGACCGTCGGCCAGCCCGAGTGGCGCCACGGGATTCGTCCAGGACACCGCTCCGGGCCCGGCCACCCTGGACGTCGCGGCCATCGCGCCCGCGGCCCTGCGCTCCACCGTGGCGATCCGGGCCACCGGTTCGGGCGGCGAGGGGAGTGGCTCCGGGATCGTGCTCAGCGGGGGCCGGGTGGTGACCAACTACCACGTGATCGGCACGGCGGGCACCGGCGGGCGGATCGAGGTCACCGTGGGCGACGGCCGCCGGACCACCGCGACCGTGGTCGGGACCAGCCGTGCGTACGACCTGGCGGTGCTCACGGCGGACCTGTCGGGCTTCGGTGAGACGGTCGTCGCCCCGGCTCGGCTCGGCACCTCCGCCGGACTGGGTGTCGGCCGGCCCGTGATCGCGGTCGGGGCGCCGTACGGTCTCGGGGGGACCATCACCGCCGGCATCGTCTCGGCCCTCGGCAGGCCGATGCAGGTCGCCGACCACACCGCAGGACCGGACGACCCGACGGCCTACATCGACGCGATCCAGACCGACGCCTCGATCAATCCGGGCAATTCCGGCGGCCCGCTCTACGACGCCGGCGGGCGGGTGGTGGGAATCAACTCCGCCATCGTCACCGCCGACGGTGCCCCGGCCCGCAGCGGCAGCGTCGGGCTGGGATTCGCGATACCGGTGGACGAGGCGCTGCCGATCATCGAGGGGCTGTCGGCCGACGGCAAGGTGTCCTATCCGATCTTCGGCGCGGCCGCACAGGCCACCGACAACGGGGTGGGCGTACGGCTCACGACGGTGGATTCCGGTGGGCCGGCGGCACAGGCCGGACTGCGGGCCGGGGACGTGGTGAACGCTCTGGGTGGGGTGAGCGTGGACGACGGCACGGGGCTGATCGTGCAGGTCCGTCGGCACCGTCCGGGCGAATCCGTGACGGTCGACTACACCCGTAACGGGTCCACCCAGCAGGGGTCGTCATGCTCTCAGGCCGCGTCGGCTAAGTTGGGCGCGTGTTCGGTCTGGGTGCAGGTGAGATCGCGATCATCGTGGTCCTCGCGGTGA
- a CDS encoding Sec-independent protein translocase subunit TatB — translation MFGLGAGEIAIIVVLAVILWGPDKLPELARKTARLIHFLRQVANNAQVTVRNELGPGFEDFDITDPKGSVRRYVMKQGGLDGVEDLVQTLRDATAEIDEAAADIRRSIDIDGDGVISPEEAKAAGLEVPGAPFDTEAT, via the coding sequence GTGTTCGGTCTGGGTGCAGGTGAGATCGCGATCATCGTGGTCCTCGCGGTGATTCTCTGGGGTCCCGACAAGTTGCCCGAGTTGGCGCGGAAAACGGCGCGGTTGATCCATTTCCTGCGTCAGGTCGCCAACAACGCCCAGGTCACCGTCCGCAACGAACTCGGACCCGGCTTCGAGGACTTCGACATCACCGATCCCAAGGGCTCGGTGCGCCGCTACGTGATGAAGCAGGGCGGCCTCGACGGCGTCGAGGACCTGGTGCAGACGCTGCGCGATGCCACCGCAGAGATCGACGAGGCGGCCGCCGACATCCGCCGCTCGATCGACATCGACGGAGACGGCGTGATCAGCCCCGAGGAGGCGAAGGCCGCCGGCCTCGAGGTGCCCGGGGCCCCGTTCGACACCGAGGCGACCTGA
- a CDS encoding DUF1003 domain-containing protein, which yields MADDRLSLPGRQSRWRRGTDQDRDAFGRFAETFARWMGTPAFLAWMTVFVIVWCTINVIGLFGLKWDPYPFILLNLFFSTQASYSAPLILLAENRQTDRDHVRLAEDRRQTAQSRADMDFLAREIAALRDAVGDMATRDYIRSELRNELRALLAELDDERADEDERTPSDRL from the coding sequence ATGGCCGATGACCGCCTGAGCCTGCCCGGGCGCCAGTCCCGCTGGCGCCGGGGAACCGACCAGGACAGGGACGCCTTCGGCCGGTTCGCCGAGACGTTCGCCCGCTGGATGGGCACGCCCGCCTTCCTGGCCTGGATGACGGTCTTCGTGATCGTCTGGTGCACCATCAACGTGATCGGCCTGTTCGGCCTGAAGTGGGACCCCTATCCGTTCATCCTGCTCAACCTGTTCTTCTCCACCCAGGCGTCCTACTCGGCCCCGCTGATCCTGCTCGCGGAGAACCGCCAGACCGACCGGGACCACGTCCGGCTGGCGGAGGACCGCCGGCAGACCGCCCAGAGCCGGGCCGACATGGACTTCCTCGCCCGCGAGATCGCCGCCCTCCGCGACGCGGTGGGGGACATGGCGACCCGGGACTACATCCGCTCCGAGCTACGCAACGAGCTGCGGGCGCTGCTGGCCGAGCTCGACGACGAGCGGGCGGACGAGGATGAGCGGACGCCATCCGACCGGCTCTGA
- a CDS encoding magnesium transporter MgtE N-terminal domain-containing protein codes for MSASSTSIFVSRLRRLPVMDTAGDKLGTVRDVVVQVRSAGRAPRAKGLVVELFAQHRVFVPMVRVRTISALQVTISGVLNTRRFERRETEILVLQDLVDSQVRRRGADKPSWVFDVSIRQARSHDWEIDEVALRSSTGPFARRTYDTIVDWSDIDVFVVGAGRSTREVLARMEDMKPADIARELHDMTPERREEIAAALDDESLADAIEELPEDVQVELIQALEVERAADILEEMNPDDAADLVAELTPEVAEQLLGRMEPDDAQDVRRLMTYDEFTAGGLMTPEPIILAPDDTVATALARVRVEGITPALAAMVYICRSPLEAPTGRFLGAVHFQRLLREPPSVYVSSLVDADLEPLRPEAHVSTVSRYFATYNLVSAPVVNEERQLLGAVTVDDVLDAMLPDDWRSAQMDGLAPSEAHWAADRVSRDLELRRSRSTGKGSPDGR; via the coding sequence GTGAGCGCGAGCAGCACCTCGATCTTCGTGTCCCGGCTGCGCCGACTGCCGGTGATGGACACCGCCGGAGACAAACTCGGCACGGTCCGTGACGTCGTGGTCCAGGTCAGATCCGCGGGCCGCGCCCCGCGGGCGAAGGGCCTCGTCGTGGAACTCTTCGCCCAGCACCGTGTGTTCGTCCCGATGGTGCGGGTGCGCACGATCTCCGCCCTGCAGGTGACGATCTCCGGGGTGCTCAACACGCGCCGGTTCGAGCGCCGGGAGACCGAGATCCTCGTCCTGCAGGACCTCGTCGACTCGCAGGTGCGCCGGCGGGGCGCCGACAAGCCGTCCTGGGTCTTCGACGTGTCGATCCGCCAGGCCCGCTCGCACGACTGGGAGATCGACGAGGTCGCGCTGCGCTCCTCCACTGGCCCGTTCGCCCGGCGGACGTACGACACCATCGTCGACTGGAGCGACATCGACGTCTTCGTCGTCGGGGCCGGGCGCTCCACCCGTGAGGTGCTCGCCCGGATGGAGGACATGAAGCCGGCCGACATCGCCCGGGAGCTGCACGACATGACCCCCGAGCGGCGCGAGGAGATCGCCGCCGCCCTCGACGACGAGAGCCTGGCCGACGCGATCGAGGAACTCCCCGAGGACGTCCAGGTCGAGCTCATCCAGGCGCTGGAGGTCGAACGCGCCGCGGACATCCTCGAGGAGATGAACCCCGACGACGCCGCCGACCTCGTCGCCGAACTGACCCCCGAGGTGGCCGAGCAACTCCTCGGGCGGATGGAGCCAGACGATGCCCAGGACGTCCGACGGCTGATGACCTACGACGAGTTCACCGCAGGCGGTCTGATGACCCCCGAGCCGATCATCCTGGCTCCGGACGACACCGTCGCCACGGCGCTCGCCCGGGTGCGGGTCGAGGGCATCACCCCCGCGCTGGCCGCCATGGTCTACATCTGCCGCTCGCCGCTCGAGGCACCGACCGGCCGGTTCCTCGGCGCCGTGCACTTCCAGCGGTTGCTCCGCGAACCACCGTCGGTGTACGTCTCCTCCCTCGTCGACGCCGACCTCGAGCCACTACGACCCGAGGCCCACGTCTCGACGGTGAGCCGCTACTTCGCCACCTACAACCTCGTCTCTGCGCCCGTCGTCAACGAGGAGCGCCAACTGCTCGGCGCGGTCACCGTGGACGACGTCCTCGACGCGATGCTGCCCGACGACTGGCGCAGCGCCCAGATGGACGGGCTCGCCCCGAGCGAGGCCCACTGGGCTGCCGACCGGGTCTCGCGCGACCTGGAGCTGCGCCGCTCCCGTTCGACCGGGAAGGGGTCCCCCGATGGCCGATGA
- a CDS encoding HpcH/HpaI aldolase/citrate lyase family protein, which produces MRTAATPAIRRTVLAVPGSSDRFLTKALGMGVDAVFLDLEDAVAPPAKAEARGRVVEYLHRDWAAPTVTVRVNDWTTAWTYADVIEVVRGAGARIDALVLPKVQGPDHIRALDLLLTQVERTHGLPVGRIGIEAQIEDARGLLNADAIAGASPRMQSLVYGPGDFAASMGMPSLNVGPSRPGTRSLMPTTTC; this is translated from the coding sequence GTGAGAACCGCAGCCACTCCCGCCATCCGCCGCACCGTCCTCGCCGTCCCCGGCTCGAGCGACCGCTTCCTCACCAAGGCCCTCGGGATGGGGGTCGACGCGGTCTTCCTCGACCTGGAGGACGCGGTGGCCCCGCCGGCCAAGGCCGAGGCCCGGGGCCGGGTGGTGGAGTACCTGCACCGCGACTGGGCGGCACCGACCGTCACCGTCCGGGTGAACGACTGGACGACGGCGTGGACGTACGCCGACGTGATCGAGGTCGTCCGCGGGGCGGGTGCACGGATCGACGCGCTGGTGCTGCCGAAGGTCCAGGGGCCCGACCACATCCGGGCGCTGGACCTGCTGCTCACCCAGGTGGAGCGGACCCACGGCCTGCCGGTCGGCCGGATCGGGATCGAGGCCCAGATCGAGGATGCCCGTGGTCTCCTCAACGCCGACGCCATCGCCGGGGCGTCCCCGCGGATGCAGTCACTCGTCTACGGGCCGGGCGACTTCGCCGCCTCGATGGGCATGCCCAGTCTCAACGTGGGGCCCAGCCGGCCGGGTACGAGATCGCTGATGCCTACCACCACGTGCTGA
- a CDS encoding aldolase/citrate lyase family protein has product MSILVAARAHGIAAIDGPYVAIRDVEGFTAAARRSAALGYDGKWVLHPAQVEAGNDVFSPDQAAYDRAERIMDRYAEATSAAGGGVGAIVVDDEMVDEAGMKLAAVVAARGRAAGLTVSATGEGV; this is encoded by the coding sequence ATGTCGATCCTCGTCGCCGCCCGGGCGCACGGTATCGCGGCCATCGACGGACCGTACGTCGCCATCCGTGACGTCGAGGGCTTCACCGCGGCCGCGCGACGTTCCGCGGCGCTGGGGTACGACGGGAAGTGGGTGCTGCACCCCGCCCAGGTCGAGGCCGGCAACGACGTGTTCTCGCCCGACCAAGCCGCGTACGACCGCGCCGAGCGGATCATGGACCGCTACGCCGAGGCGACCTCTGCCGCCGGCGGTGGCGTGGGCGCCATCGTGGTGGACGACGAGATGGTCGACGAGGCGGGGATGAAGCTCGCCGCGGTCGTGGCCGCCCGCGGCCGGGCGGCGGGGCTCACCGTGTCGGCGACCGGCGAGGGGGTCTGA
- a CDS encoding general stress protein, with product MPGPYGRLGSPFELQFPQSLATYTSYAEAQRAVDYLSDRHFPVQNLAIVGTDLRSVERVTGRRDWVSVVNRGLANGLSIGLLFGIMAMIFYPPQSNLYLLAAIGVGVGVLISVVFGLIGYAFTRGKRDFTSISQTFATRYEVLCEHKVSMKARELLAEMPGGRRPDFRGPIG from the coding sequence GTGCCCGGTCCGTACGGTCGGCTCGGGTCGCCCTTCGAGCTGCAGTTCCCCCAATCACTGGCCACGTACACGTCGTATGCGGAGGCCCAGCGGGCGGTCGACTACCTCTCCGACCGCCACTTCCCGGTGCAGAACCTGGCGATCGTCGGCACCGACCTGCGCTCCGTGGAGCGTGTCACCGGTCGGCGGGACTGGGTCAGCGTCGTCAACCGCGGCCTGGCCAACGGGCTGTCGATCGGCCTGCTGTTCGGCATCATGGCGATGATCTTCTACCCGCCGCAGTCGAACCTGTATCTCCTCGCGGCCATCGGCGTCGGTGTCGGCGTGCTCATCAGTGTGGTCTTCGGGCTGATCGGCTACGCCTTCACCCGGGGCAAGCGGGACTTCACCTCGATCAGCCAGACGTTCGCCACCCGCTACGAGGTGCTGTGCGAGCACAAGGTGTCCATGAAGGCGCGCGAACTGCTGGCGGAGATGCCGGGTGGGCGGCGGCCGGACTTCCGGGGACCGATCGGCTAG
- a CDS encoding aminopeptidase P family protein: MADDEDPTTDKLPNRQSPFSEAFRTFIVDGWAPYSSDLPEPLPAAGPAATRRTRIGAAFPGERLVLPAGELKVRNNDCDYRFRPHSAFAHLSGLGTDREPDAVLVLEPTDEGHEATLFFKPRAPRTDEEFYASSRYGEMWVGQRESLDEMAALTGLACAPIEQLPAALAKNADSTRIRIVREADAEVTAQVDALREQHGVQPSGDDEQPSPDDEFATALSELRLTKDDFEVSQLQQACDRTAGAFAEVVRSFPDAVAKGRGERWVEGVFGLYARHDGNAVGYDTIAAAGDHACTLHWIRNDGDVRDGDLILIDAGIEVDTLYTADITRTLPVNGRFSPAQRKVYEAVLEAADAALSVCRPGTPFKDVHQAAISVLARRLYEWGLLPVTPEVSVSEEGGQHRRWMVHGTSHHLGIDVHDCAQARNENYRLGTLREGMVITVEPGLYFKSTDLLVPEELRGIGVRLEDDVLITADGPRILSDKLPRTPDAIEAWMEPLLSA, from the coding sequence ATGGCTGACGACGAGGACCCCACCACCGACAAGCTCCCGAACCGCCAGAGCCCGTTCTCCGAGGCGTTCCGCACGTTCATCGTCGACGGTTGGGCCCCGTACTCCTCCGATCTGCCCGAGCCGTTGCCCGCTGCCGGGCCGGCGGCGACCCGACGGACGAGGATCGGCGCCGCCTTCCCCGGCGAGCGGCTGGTGCTGCCCGCAGGCGAGCTGAAGGTCCGCAACAACGACTGCGACTACCGTTTCCGGCCGCACTCGGCGTTCGCCCACCTGTCCGGCCTCGGCACCGACCGCGAGCCGGACGCCGTCCTCGTCCTCGAGCCCACCGACGAGGGCCATGAGGCGACACTCTTCTTCAAGCCGCGCGCCCCGCGCACGGACGAGGAGTTCTATGCCAGCTCCCGCTACGGGGAGATGTGGGTCGGCCAGCGGGAGTCGCTCGACGAGATGGCGGCCCTCACCGGCCTGGCGTGTGCGCCGATCGAGCAACTGCCCGCGGCCCTGGCCAAGAACGCCGACTCCACCCGGATCCGGATCGTCCGCGAGGCCGACGCCGAGGTGACCGCCCAGGTGGACGCGCTGCGGGAGCAGCACGGCGTCCAGCCCAGCGGTGACGACGAGCAGCCGTCCCCGGACGACGAGTTCGCGACCGCCCTGTCCGAGCTCCGCCTGACCAAGGACGACTTCGAGGTCTCCCAGCTGCAGCAGGCCTGCGATCGTACGGCCGGCGCGTTCGCCGAGGTGGTCCGGTCCTTCCCCGACGCGGTCGCCAAGGGACGAGGCGAGCGCTGGGTGGAGGGCGTCTTCGGGCTGTACGCCCGTCACGACGGCAACGCTGTCGGCTACGACACCATCGCCGCAGCAGGTGACCACGCCTGCACACTGCACTGGATCCGCAACGACGGCGATGTCCGCGACGGCGACCTGATCCTGATCGACGCCGGCATCGAGGTGGACACCCTCTACACCGCGGACATCACCCGCACCCTGCCCGTCAACGGCCGGTTCAGCCCCGCCCAGCGGAAGGTCTACGAAGCCGTGCTGGAGGCCGCCGACGCGGCCCTGTCGGTGTGCCGGCCGGGGACCCCCTTCAAGGACGTGCACCAGGCCGCCATCAGCGTCCTGGCCCGACGCCTGTACGAGTGGGGCCTGCTCCCCGTCACTCCGGAGGTGTCGGTCTCCGAGGAGGGCGGGCAGCATCGCCGCTGGATGGTGCACGGCACCTCGCACCACCTCGGCATCGACGTCCACGACTGTGCCCAGGCGCGCAACGAGAACTATCGCCTCGGCACGTTGCGCGAGGGCATGGTGATCACGGTGGAGCCCGGCCTGTACTTCAAGTCCACCGACCTGCTGGTGCCCGAGGAACTGCGCGGCATCGGCGTACGCCTCGAGGACGACGTGCTGATCACAGCGGACGGCCCACGAATCCTCTCGGACAAGCTGCCGCGGACCCCCGACGCGATCGAGGCCTGGATGGAGCCCCTGCTGAGCGCGTGA
- a CDS encoding multidrug effflux MFS transporter yields the protein MASALSSGEPIGRTTYVRLVVVLGLLAAIGPLSTDVYLPAFPDMARELSASHSQIQATLAGSLIGLGVGQLITGPLSDALGRRIPVITGMSAHVVLSIGCAMAADVRLLIALRVLQGLAGTASAITAMAVVRDLFTGERAASLMSRLMLVMGLAPVLAPSVGGFMLRLMSWQGTFVFLAVAGLVLMLAALFFLPETLPAEHRTRLHPSVTAAAYLRLFRDPVVIAMVIGSAAGAGTLFSYISGSSFILQGQYGLSPQVYALVFGGIGLSLVVGGQLNPVLLRRFGLARTEFGATVASVLVAAVMVLLVSTGAGGVVGFVAPLPFAMALVAMHNANLTVITLHRQGRTAGTAAALLGAVRFGVGGVMAPVVGLVTRDSPTPLAVILLATSLVGLTAFMVVRPRLAGYLH from the coding sequence ATGGCCAGCGCCCTCTCGTCCGGCGAGCCGATCGGCCGCACCACGTACGTACGCCTCGTCGTCGTCCTCGGCCTGCTGGCCGCCATCGGCCCCCTGTCCACGGACGTCTATCTGCCGGCCTTCCCCGACATGGCGCGCGAACTCAGCGCCAGCCACAGCCAGATTCAGGCCACCCTCGCCGGCTCGCTGATCGGGCTCGGCGTCGGCCAGCTGATCACCGGGCCGTTGTCGGACGCACTGGGCCGCAGGATCCCCGTCATCACCGGGATGTCGGCGCACGTCGTGCTGTCGATCGGCTGCGCGATGGCCGCGGACGTCCGGCTCCTCATCGCGTTGCGCGTGCTGCAGGGGCTGGCCGGGACGGCATCGGCGATCACGGCGATGGCGGTGGTGCGGGACCTCTTCACCGGCGAGCGTGCGGCGAGCCTGATGTCGCGGCTGATGCTGGTGATGGGGCTGGCCCCCGTGCTCGCCCCGTCGGTCGGCGGCTTCATGCTCCGTCTGATGTCCTGGCAGGGCACCTTCGTCTTCCTCGCCGTCGCCGGCCTGGTACTGATGCTGGCGGCGCTGTTCTTCCTGCCCGAGACACTGCCGGCCGAGCACCGGACGCGACTGCACCCCTCGGTCACCGCCGCGGCCTATCTGCGCCTGTTCCGGGACCCGGTGGTGATCGCCATGGTCATCGGCAGTGCCGCCGGCGCCGGGACCCTGTTCAGCTACATCTCCGGCTCCTCGTTCATCCTCCAGGGGCAGTACGGACTGAGCCCGCAGGTGTATGCCCTGGTCTTCGGCGGCATCGGGCTGTCGTTGGTGGTCGGCGGGCAGCTGAACCCCGTTCTGCTGCGGCGATTCGGACTGGCCCGGACGGAGTTCGGCGCCACTGTCGCGTCCGTGCTGGTGGCCGCCGTGATGGTGCTGCTCGTCTCGACCGGCGCCGGCGGCGTCGTCGGCTTCGTGGCGCCGCTGCCCTTCGCGATGGCGCTGGTGGCGATGCACAACGCCAACCTCACCGTCATCACCCTGCACCGGCAGGGACGCACCGCCGGCACCGCCGCCGCCCTGCTCGGCGCCGTCCGCTTCGGCGTCGGTGGCGTGATGGCGCCGGTCGTCGGACTCGTCACCCGCGACAGCCCGACGCCGCTCGCGGTCATCCTGCTCGCGACCAGCCTGGTCGGTCTGACCGCGTTCATGGTCGTCCGTCCCCGCCTCGCCGGTTACCTGCACTGA
- a CDS encoding zinc ribbon domain-containing protein gives MKVPASVQRRLLDLNKVDTTLVRLSHRRKNLPEHAEVLRIQAQLATIDDELTAAETAVADGELEQRRAEQELEPVRERRRRDQARIDKGDVDAKALRGLVDEVAHLDRRIGELEDAELEAMERLEEVTALRDEVAARHGRLDAELKAAVAARTKVAQAIDTEAKEQLAVRGVIVQDLPQDLFALYEKVRQHSGSGAAALVARRCEGCGLEANASDLRAYAAAASDDVIRCAECGRILVRTAESGL, from the coding sequence ATGAAGGTCCCGGCGAGCGTACAGCGCAGGCTTCTTGACCTGAACAAGGTCGACACCACTCTCGTACGGCTCTCGCACCGCCGGAAGAACCTCCCGGAGCACGCCGAGGTGCTGCGGATCCAGGCGCAGCTGGCGACGATCGATGACGAGCTGACCGCCGCCGAGACCGCCGTCGCCGACGGTGAGCTGGAGCAGCGTCGCGCCGAGCAGGAGCTCGAGCCGGTCCGTGAGCGGCGCCGCCGCGACCAGGCCCGGATCGACAAGGGCGATGTGGATGCCAAGGCGCTGCGCGGCCTGGTCGACGAGGTCGCCCACCTCGACCGGCGGATCGGCGAGCTGGAGGATGCCGAGCTGGAGGCGATGGAGCGTCTCGAGGAGGTCACCGCCCTGCGGGACGAGGTGGCCGCCCGTCATGGCCGGTTGGACGCCGAGCTGAAGGCCGCTGTCGCGGCCCGGACGAAGGTCGCCCAGGCCATCGACACGGAAGCCAAGGAGCAGCTCGCCGTCCGGGGGGTCATCGTCCAGGACCTCCCGCAGGACCTGTTCGCGCTGTATGAGAAGGTGCGCCAGCATTCGGGATCCGGCGCCGCGGCGCTGGTAGCCCGCCGCTGCGAGGGCTGCGGCCTGGAGGCGAACGCCTCCGACCTGCGGGCGTACGCCGCGGCGGCCTCCGACGATGTCATCCGCTGTGCGGAGTGCGGCCGGATCCTGGTGCGGACGGCCGAATCGGGTCTCTGA